CACATGCACCCGGATATACCCGCTGTCGAGTTGCGCCAGGCGGTCATTACGCTGGCGGTAATACTCGGCAAACCCCAGGGCATCACGCTTTAGCCGCGAATCCAGCCCCAGCACCCCATGCTCAAGGGCATTGGAATACAACTCGGCCATCACGCTGTACAACGCCCCGCTCTGCTCGCGCAGGCCATGGATCTCCAACAACAGTTGCAGCAGATACGGCAACGGGTTGTAGCGTTTCAAGGTTTCGGCGCGGAACTCGAAACTCACCGACCAATCCAGCGGGCACGACTGCCCACTGTCCGCATACAACGGCCCGGAGGCACGCAGTGGCTGGCCAGGCTGCAAGGTGATTTCCACCAGGCTCACGTCATCGCGCACTTCACCGCGAAATGCCGCCAGGGCCTGTTCGATCTCTCCAAACAAACGATCAGGCTCGCGATTGGTGGCAAACACCTGCTGCAAACGTTCGGCGCCGAACAGTTGGTCGTTGGCATCGGCGGTATCCAGCACCCCATCGGACAACAGGAATACCCGGTCGCCCAGGGCCATCGGCCAGACTTCAGTACGATCATCAAAGGCTTCGGCCGAGAGCACCCCCAACGGCAAATGCCGCGATTCCAGCGGCGTGCGTTTGCCGGTGGCGATTTCATGCACGTAGCCTTCGGGCATGCCGCCGTTCCACACCTCCACGACTCGCCGCTGCGTGCTCAGGCACAACAGGGTGGCGCAGCAGAACATGTCCACCGGCAGGATGCGCTTGAGCTTGGCGTTCATCTCGCGCAGGGTCTGTGCCAGGCCGTAGCCCTTGGCCGTCATGCCGTAGAACACTTCAGCCAGGGGCATGGCCCCCACTGCCGCCGGCAGGCCATGGCCGGTAAAGTCGCCGAGCATCACGTGCATGTCACCGGACGGCGTATAGGCCGCCAACAGCAAGTCACCGTTAAACAGCGCATAGGGCGATTGCAGGTAACGGATATTCGGCGCGGCATTGATGCAGCCCGAATGCGCGACCTTATCGAACACCGCCTTGGCTACCCGCTGCTCGTGCAGAAGATAGTCGTGATGCTTGGCGATCAGGTCGCGCTGCTGCAGGACCGTGGCCTGCAACCGGCGCAGGCGGTCCATGGCGTTGATCTTCGCCGCGAGAATCAGCTGGTTGTAGGGTTTGGGCAGGAAGTCATCGCCGCCGGCATCCAGGCACTGGGCCAGGGCTTCGCTCTCGCGCAGGGAGGTGAGAAAAATCAGCGGCACCAGCTCTTCACCCGCCAACTGCTTGATCCGGCGTGCCGCTTCAAAGCCGTCCATCACCGGCATCAGCGCGTCCATCAACACCAGTTGCGGGCGCTCACGGGTAAACACTTCGACTGCCTCAGCGCCGTTAGTGGCCGTGAGCACCTGATGACCCTGGCGCCGGATGATGGTCGACAGCAACAGCAGGTCGGCGGCGCTGTCTTCGGCGATCAGGATCGTCAGCGGTTCGATGATCGGGGCCAGGGCGCTCAACTGATGTCGAACAGTTTGTCGAAGTTGGAGATGGCGAGGATCTTGCGCACGTCGGAGTTGCTGTTGATCACCTGAACTTCAGCATTATCGCCACCGGCATGGTCGCGCAACAGCAGGAGCATGCCCAGGGCGGAACTGTCCATGTAGGTGGCCTCTTTCAGGTCGACGACGTACAACTCAGGCACTTTATAGAAACGCTCGTAGGCATCACGAAATGCCTGATGGCTGCCGAAATCAAACCGGCCCTTGACCGCTATCGTCAACTTCGTCCCGTCCAGGGATACTTCTGACTCGACTGACATGCGACTGCTTCCTTGTCATTGGCAATGACACAAGGTTTAGCAGGAGAAGGACATGTGGGCAACTCTCAATAGACGTCTTTGCGCGGCATGCGCTGAGACAGCTCGTCGAGCAACTTCTGCTCGCGCTTGTCTTCCAGTGCCCGCGCTTCGTCGATATAACGCTGTACCAGCTTGCGCAGGCCTTCAACCCGTGCAAACGCGGCCTGCCAGCTTTCGCGGGCTTTATCGAGGTTGTTCTGGTGCCAGGCCAGGCTTTGGCGCTGCTGGCCGACGGCCGTTTCCAGTTGGTTGAGAAAGCCCTGGTAGC
The genomic region above belongs to Pseudomonas azotoformans and contains:
- a CDS encoding ATP-binding SpoIIE family protein phosphatase produces the protein MSALAPIIEPLTILIAEDSAADLLLLSTIIRRQGHQVLTATNGAEAVEVFTRERPQLVLMDALMPVMDGFEAARRIKQLAGEELVPLIFLTSLRESEALAQCLDAGGDDFLPKPYNQLILAAKINAMDRLRRLQATVLQQRDLIAKHHDYLLHEQRVAKAVFDKVAHSGCINAAPNIRYLQSPYALFNGDLLLAAYTPSGDMHVMLGDFTGHGLPAAVGAMPLAEVFYGMTAKGYGLAQTLREMNAKLKRILPVDMFCCATLLCLSTQRRVVEVWNGGMPEGYVHEIATGKRTPLESRHLPLGVLSAEAFDDRTEVWPMALGDRVFLLSDGVLDTADANDQLFGAERLQQVFATNREPDRLFGEIEQALAAFRGEVRDDVSLVEITLQPGQPLRASGPLYADSGQSCPLDWSVSFEFRAETLKRYNPLPYLLQLLLEIHGLREQSGALYSVMAELYSNALEHGVLGLDSRLKRDALGFAEYYRQRNDRLAQLDSGYIRVHVQVVPTEAGGRMTLRIEDSGPGFDVDQVLARPLDIDRLSGRGLSLVRQLSSHVGWSDGGRSVCVEFCWGALA
- a CDS encoding STAS domain-containing protein yields the protein MSVESEVSLDGTKLTIAVKGRFDFGSHQAFRDAYERFYKVPELYVVDLKEATYMDSSALGMLLLLRDHAGGDNAEVQVINSNSDVRKILAISNFDKLFDIS
- the fliJ gene encoding flagellar export protein FliJ, yielding MANSRAARLAPVVDMAEKAEKTAVQRLGYFQGQVRLAESKLGDLERFRGEYQQQWIERGSNGVSGQWLMGYQGFLNQLETAVGQQRQSLAWHQNNLDKARESWQAAFARVEGLRKLVQRYIDEARALEDKREQKLLDELSQRMPRKDVY